CGTGACGAGGACATCGACGTCAGCCTTGGCCGCCTCGCCGAAGCGCTCACCCGCCATCGCCGCTCCACCCCGGAGTTCCTCGCCGACGCCCTCCTCCTCGACCTCCTCCACCACGGCCGCGCCACCGACGACACGGCCCTCGTGATCGTCCGGCTGTGAGCCGGCGGCCGGTGCGCGGCGCCGACAACCGCAGGCCGGGCCTCGGCCTGGCGTCGATCGCGGCACGCCGGGTCAGTCGAGGAAGTCGGCCACCAGCGCGGCGAACTCGTCCGGGTCGGCCAGCCGGACGCCCAGGGTCTCGGCCTTGGCGCGCTTGGAGCCGGCGTTCTCCCCCGCGACGACCAGGGAGGTCTTCTTGGAGACGCTGGAGGAGGCGCGTCCCCCGGCGCGTTCGATGAGTTCGTTCATCTGGTTGCGGCTGAGCTTTTCCAGGACGCCGGTCATCGCGCCCGTCACCACGACGGCCATCCCGGCGAGCGGCCCGCCCGCGGCCTCGGGGCCCTCCTCGGTGTCGGTGGGGTTCTCGTCGGCCGGCGCGGGAGGCGTGGCGCCCGGCTCGGTCATGTTCACCCCGGCCGCCACGAGCTTGTCGATGAGCGGGGCGAGTTCGGCGAGTTCGGCCACGATCGACGGGGCCTTCTCGGTGCCGATGCCCTCCACCCGCTGGATCGCCTCGGCGTCCGCCGCGCGGATGTTGTCCATGGTGGCGAAGTACCGGGCGATACGGCGGGACATGGATCGTCCGGTGCCCCGCACCCCCAGCGCGCACAGCACCCGCGACAACGGCCGCCCCTTGGCCGCGTCCAGCGCGGCGAGGAGGTTGTCGGTGCTGGTCTCCCCCATGCGCTCCAGCCGGAGGAGCTGCTCCCGGGTGAGGGCGAACAGGTCCGCGAGGTCGGTCACCAGGCCCGCCTCGACGAGCTGGACGACCCGGGTGTGCCCGAGCCCCTCCACATCGAGCTGGTCGCGGCCGACGGCGTACGACAGGGAGGCCACCAAGTGGCAGTTGCGGCCGTTCTCGCAGCGCCAGCGCTGTTCGCCGGTGTCGATGCCGGAGCCGCATCTCGGGCACACCTCGGGAAAGACGATGGGCTGTTCGTCGCCGGTGCGCAGATGGGCGACGGGGGCCTCCACGCGCGGGATCACGTCACCGGCGCGGTGCACCATGACGTGGTCGCCCAGCCGCAGATCGCGGCGGGTGATGTCGGCCGGGTTGTGCAGGGTGGCGTACGTGATGGTGGAGCCGTCGATCTCGACGGGCTCCAGCACGCCGCGCGGCGCGATGATGCCGGTGCGGCCGACGTTCCACTGCACCTCCAGCAGCCGCGTGATCTTCTCGACGGCGGGCAGCTTGTAGGCGATCGCCCAGCGCGGAGCGCGGGAACCGGACCCGGCGGCCTGCTGGTCGGCGGCCAGGTCGGCCTTGACGACGATCCCGTCGATCCCGAAGGGCAGCCCGGCCCGCAGCGCGGCGATCTCCGTCACCCGGGCGAGGACCTCCTCGACGGAACCGGCGGTGACACCGGGCACGGCCGTACCGGCGGTGGTGTTGACCCCCAGTTCGGCGGCGCGGGTCATCAGGTCGCTGTGGGCGAGTTCCGCCAGCCTGGCGGCGTCGGTGGAGTCCGTGCCCGGCAGCGCCAGCATCCCGTACCCGAAGAACGTCATCGGCACGGTGTAGGCACGCTCCCTGGCGCGCAGGGTGCCCGCCGCGGCGTTGCGCGGGTTCGCGAACGGCTGCCCGCCGTGTTCGGTGCGTATCTCGTTGGCGTGCTCGAACTGGGCGGTGGTCATGAGGACTTCGCCCCGCACCTCCACCGTGACCGGCTCGGCGAGCTCGCCCGGCAGCCCCTCGATGGTGCCGATGGCGTGCGAGACGTCCTCCCCGGCCGTCCCGTCGCCGCGGGTGATCAACCGCGTGAGCCGTCCCCGTGTGTAGCGCGCGGCGACCGCGAGCCCGTCGAGCTTGGGCTCCACGCTGAACCGCTCCACGTCGTGGCCGATCCGCCGGGCCAGCGACGCCGTCCACGCGGTGAACTCCTCGCCCGAGAACACGTTGTCCAGGCTCAGCATCGCCACCGTGTGCGGCACGTCCCCCTCGACCGCCCCACCGGCCACCTTCCCGGTCGGCGAGTCCGGCAGTATCTGGTCGGGATGCTCGGCCTCCCACAGCGCGATGCCCCGCACGAGGCGGTCGTAGGTGTCGTCGTCCAGCACCGACGTACCGCCCGTGTAGTAGGCGGCCGAGGCCTTCACCGCGTCCTCGACGGCCTGCGCGTAGGCGGCGGCATCCACGATCACAGCAACTGATGTCGTCATGCGGACCATCCTGCCTCCCACCACTGACAACGCCCTCGGGCGACGCCTCGCAGGCTGGGGGGCTTCTGATGGATCTCCGCGGCGTCGCGACGCCCGGCACGCACTCTCGCACCCGGAACCGTAGATCCCGCCACAGACAACGCGGTCCTCGGCTCACGGCGCCATCCCACCCCTGGGCACACCACGGGCCGGACGAGCGGATCGCTCGTCCGGCCCGTGGCCGGGGTACTGCGGCGCGACGGTCAGACCGCCGGAGCCGGGTACGTCGGGTACTCCACCCCGGAGACGTGCTGGACGACCCGGATGACCTGGCAGGAGTAGCCGAACTCGTTGTC
The DNA window shown above is from Streptomyces akebiae and carries:
- the ligA gene encoding NAD-dependent DNA ligase LigA; its protein translation is MVRMTTSVAVIVDAAAYAQAVEDAVKASAAYYTGGTSVLDDDTYDRLVRGIALWEAEHPDQILPDSPTGKVAGGAVEGDVPHTVAMLSLDNVFSGEEFTAWTASLARRIGHDVERFSVEPKLDGLAVAARYTRGRLTRLITRGDGTAGEDVSHAIGTIEGLPGELAEPVTVEVRGEVLMTTAQFEHANEIRTEHGGQPFANPRNAAAGTLRARERAYTVPMTFFGYGMLALPGTDSTDAARLAELAHSDLMTRAAELGVNTTAGTAVPGVTAGSVEEVLARVTEIAALRAGLPFGIDGIVVKADLAADQQAAGSGSRAPRWAIAYKLPAVEKITRLLEVQWNVGRTGIIAPRGVLEPVEIDGSTITYATLHNPADITRRDLRLGDHVMVHRAGDVIPRVEAPVAHLRTGDEQPIVFPEVCPRCGSGIDTGEQRWRCENGRNCHLVASLSYAVGRDQLDVEGLGHTRVVQLVEAGLVTDLADLFALTREQLLRLERMGETSTDNLLAALDAAKGRPLSRVLCALGVRGTGRSMSRRIARYFATMDNIRAADAEAIQRVEGIGTEKAPSIVAELAELAPLIDKLVAAGVNMTEPGATPPAPADENPTDTEEGPEAAGGPLAGMAVVVTGAMTGVLEKLSRNQMNELIERAGGRASSSVSKKTSLVVAGENAGSKRAKAETLGVRLADPDEFAALVADFLD